The Ipomoea triloba cultivar NCNSP0323 chromosome 4, ASM357664v1 DNA segment TCTCTTCATTCCGTTCGAATAGTCCGAATTGTAATTCAAATGGTTATACCTTGGATAGTTAGCAAGGAGCTTTATCGAAGAGTCAAGAAGTCGATGAGTAGAAGATCGAAAGGCTGCAAAGGTCAAATAATGGAAGAGCATGCCTATCGAATATAAAGGACTTAAAGTAGTAATCGAATAGTAACGTCAACTATTCGATTATGAAATGTTACATAGCTTAAGGTTCAAAACCCTAACTCAAATAACAAAAGTTAACTATTCGCACTAGtacacagacggcttttaacgtcggctaagtaGATCCTTTAACATCGGCTAAaagccgacgttgtaagtgtacatatacaacgtcggctaaaagttagccgacgttgtaaggtacacatacaacgtcagctatttacaaatagccgacgttgtaggtaatttgaaaacaaataaaataccctacaacatcggctatttgtaaatagccgacgttgtaggtaacttaaaaactactaaaataccctacaacgtcagctatttacaaatagccgacgttgtaggtaatttgaaaacaaataaaataccctacaacgttggttatttacaaatagccgacgttgtaggtaacttaaaaactactaaaataccctacaacgtcggctctttacaaatagccgacgttgtaggtaacttaaaaacaaaaaaaattacctataacgtcggctctttacaaatagctgacgttgtaggtaacttaaaaacaaaaaaaattacctacaacgtcggctctttacaaatagccgacgttgtaggtaatttaaaaacaaaaatattacctacaatgtcggctctttacaaatagccgatgttgtaggtaatttaaaaacaaaaaaattaccctacaacgtcggctaataagactagccgacgttgtagggtaattttgttgtttttaaatattcattttatttttctttttacacccaaaacctgctcaaatatatatagcaatcacaatcacattcaaaacctgtacaatttatatttataatatcaaaattaataaaagcaataaatctcacaattgataataattaataatacaagttcataaaaaattatctatattaattaatacaagccATAATATTATCCCAAACTTTGtaacaaaagcaataaaagcaatacatcacattactatttcacatactaataatgcaatgtattaatccattcatcaatgaagtacttggcccatgtgtctctaacttcatcaatcTCTTTTTGATTGTAGCTCAACGAACCAACTCTCTCCACTAtctgtaataattttgaaaagtaataaataataattagcaAGCTAATTTAagctagtatttttaaaatttgaatgagaaatgtatgtattttcttaaattacttGCCTTATCCATTCCTTCGTATGCTTCTTTGGAAAGAATTTCAAACATGTACTTCATCACATAATACCCGCATTCGGTAGCTCCAACTTGTTTGGCAcactatatatttaaattataatacaattaagatttcatttaattaaaaactatgaaatatatgaagttttacaaatgtataaaatacttaccaaacaattaatccattttggttgacgatttgttttctttcctttggaatgtaatgttgatttcatacacctataaatataagagatatgtatacataaatacTATATGGCACcgtactttatgtataataaGTATTAGTTAGTTATAAGTTTACCGACATTTCAACTATGTCTTTAATGTCCTGACGTGGTTCGCGTCCAACGGAATCAAACCAATAGATTTCATATAACAGTGGACAAATTGCCATCAACATCCAATGTTCCctacaaacaaataatttattagttgtaagtaaatataatatgtaataaaagcACATtgtatttaaactattttatttaaagcaaTTAAAACTTACTTATAAATGTAAGGggctaaataacattttttctgTCCGTATTGCATGGTGACATTTATATACCCTGTTCGTTGTGCTTTAGTCATCAATTTTGGTTGAATGTAAGATGGATCTATAAAGCCATACGTGGTCTTGGATGCCAAATGAAATTCCTTATACAGACACCTATTACAAAAATACatccaattaattatatatatatcaaataattgaaatgaaaaatattataaacaaataatagcaaAGAACTTATACCTTATAAAGAACTGCATACAACAAATATCCAACGTCTCCATATTCAAAAACTGCATGGTCTCCAACTTCTCAACATATACATCATATTCAATGTCGCCCACAATACCACGAGACATTTGCACCACAAGATTTTGTTCTAGTTTGCGAGCAACTTTATATGCCTTTTGACATAAAGGACTCAAAGAAGTCGGATCAACTATAATCATATCAACATTAGATTGTTGCACAGCGGATTCAATCGTCAATTTGGACATTCTTTTTAACTGTTCAATATAAGTAacaattactatttttaaagagtaaattaaatactttttaagaaCCAAAAGTTTTGATGGATATTCTTCAAATTATGTGGACGGATATTCTTCGCTTGTATCTCTTGATGTTTTTTTCTTGATGCCTACATAAAAAGAAACCATTAagtagtaatatatatttaatatatttgagataataataatgatatatatatatatacctgaaaTTGTGGAGTTTGACGAAGAACAACATATTGTTCCCATGTGGCTGGGTCAATGAATGAGTATGAATCACAAGGGTTCTTGTTTGAGTcattgttgaatatatagtcTCTATTTAATCTTGATTTAAAGTCTTTCCACCGATCACCCGCATATGACAACATAGCCTTCCTCACACTATCTGTATTGGGAATATCATAAACACTCTACAAGACAAGATTATTGATTAgtataaatgtaattatattaatgtattttttgtaaatatctaaatataaaaataagttaCATACCAAGATATCATCCTAAATGTTGTCTTGAATCTCTTCTGGGACTTCAGGCCATGAACCTATTGTGATAGGAATTTTGCTTCGTCCTTGATGGTATATGGAGGCGGCTGGGTGGACGAACCGGTCGGTAGGAAGGCGAAGCCAACAAGCATCAATGTCTACCCTCCAGACTCCCTTGGAGGTCGGGCAGTAGGAAGGCGAAGCCAATAAGtatcaatgtcctgaacattcaaggaCCATCCCGACTCCCTTGGAGGTCGGGCGGTAGGAAGGCGAGGctaataagcatcaatgtcctgaacattcaagaACCATCCCGACTCCCTTGGAGGTCAGGTGGTAGGAAGGcgaagccaataagcatcaatgtcctaAACATTCAAGACCCATCCCTACTCCCTTGGAGGTCGGGTGGTAGAAAGGCAAaaccaataagcatcaatgtcctaAACATTCAAAGACCATCGCCGACCCCGGTAAGACCAGTCGGTCGGAAGGAGCTATCCGACCGAGTATACTAAGTGACCAGTTGATCCTCAATGGATTCCCGTAGAGACGATCTGCGAGGACAGGAGTTAAAAGGAATCAACGGCTATTTACGTTTGAGTGTCCGTCATTATGAGCACTTAATGTCTTTTATGAGCTATTATTTGTATCATTAATTAGGAGATTAAGTGTGTAACCGACCAGGTGCGTAAGATATATAGCTGCACGAACCCTTTGAGAAGGAGGGGGTATGCATGAGAGGAGATTAAGCAACTTGAGAGCTTAACATCAAATATACTTATCATTCTTGTAATTTTtcggtagtgttggcccgctagccgatcgcctgaagatcgggaaaccatcactggcgccgtccgtggggatcgAATAAAAGTGCCGCATCTCCGGTGAGCAATGAGAGGGGCAAGGAAGGCAATCAGTGCGGGGGGACGACCCCGCTCCAACGACCTACGAGAACAGTTGGGCCGGTCCAATGGCCACGACTTGCGAGAACAATTAGCACGACCTAACAGTCAAGACTTACGGGAACAAATCTTGGGACATCCCAATGGAGCGCCCTTCGGTGGAGCCGATCTAAGAGAGCAGTTGGGACGACCAAACGGCAGAGACCTGAGGGAGCGCTTGAGCCGGCAGACTTCTCGGCATACCGGGGAGTCACGTCAAGGTATGATCAGTAACCGACCCCCACCAGGGGAGTTAGAACAAATTGTAGTTCAAGTTATCAACGAAGTGGAAAGACGAAGGCTTGAGAACTTCGGCACGAACAATCAGACCGATCCCGTTCGACCGACGGGAGAAGGGACTGCGAACCCTCAAGTTACTGAGCAAGAAGGGCGTCACAGGGAAGACCACCTGGCCCCCGTCGAGAAGACGGCAGGCGTCGGGAGGTAGCTCGATCTGTTATGGATCGATTAAGTGACCCCCAGGGAAATTCGTTACGAAACCCACCACGCGGAAACCCGGATCGACCGAACGGCAATCGCCAAGAACGTTGAGCCGCGGCAGCTTGGCGGAGGGTACAGGCTGCTATATCAGAAAGTAGCGCGGAATCTCCCGCGGAACCTAAGTACCGCCGAAGTCAAATGGAAGGTTTCGAGCGAAGGCTACAAAACCTACAGGACCAATTTGAAGGCAAGGTGAGGCCTTCCGCTGAGAATCTATTAACCTCCTCGCCCTTCGTGGATGAAATTATGGATTATCGGGCTCCCGCGGACCTAAAAATCCCGGAGCATGCTAGTTTCGATGGGACGGGGGATCCCCGAGAACATCTGGTCAGTTATCAGGCCAAACTGCAAGTCCTAGGGGTGGAAGAACCACTTATGTGCAAGGCTTTTCTCCCTACTCTCAAGGGACTCGCCCAAAAATGGTTTCTGGCACTGCCAAGCCGTTCCATTCGGTGCTTCAATGATTTGGCCGACCGATTCCTTACTCACTATGCCGTAAACATCAAGCCGCAGCGCAATCTTACTCACCTGAGCGGGATCAGTCAGGATGAGGGAGAAGCTTTGAAAACGTATCTGGCTCGCTGGCAAAAGGAGGTACAAACCATTGAGGGGTTAGATGAGCAAGTGGCTATCACCTTTTTCATGGAGTCGCTCCGAGCGGGCAAATTGTTTATTCATCTTTACAATGATCGCCCAAAGACGTATGTAGAGGCTATCCAAAGAGCCAGTCGTCAAGCAGACACGGAAGAGGCTGTGAGACAAAAGCGGCAGCGAGAAGCTGCCGGGTCCAGCGCTAAGCGATCACAACCTGAGTCCAAGAGTCGAACGGAACCTGAGCGCCCTAGTCGTACTAAGGTACGACGAGGATCTGAGAGGGTGGGGGCTTCGCCCCCTCACCTTACCGTAGCCCAACCCGTGCATGAGGTTAAAGATACCTTGCCTCCCCCTCCGCCTCTGAAACCTGGAGATCAGCCCGAGATCTTGCCCCCGGGAGGGGTCTCGTCGAAATACTATCGATATCACCGATCGACTACACACACCACGGAGGAATGTTCTTACCTGCGCAGAGAAATAGAGGCAATGATACAGAAGGGTGCTCCGCCTCCACCTAATCAATGGAGGCGATATCCGCGTTCCGATAAAACAGATTCACGCTCTGATCGAGGAAAACAACCCGCCTCTGAGGAAGAGGAGACTAATTGGAAGCACAAACCTGTTATCAACATGATAGTAGGAGGACTGGAAGGAGGGGATTCATCCGGTTCTCGGAAAGCTTGGGCTCGGCAACTATATGTGGGAACCATCTACGGTCGGGACGACAGTCTAAAGAAGGTATGTCGAGAACCCATTGTGTTTACTGATGAGGACTTACCCCGAAGCCAACATCCCCATCGGGATGCTTTGGTTATTGCCATGGACGTCCATGGTACGGTAGTCCGAAGAGTCCTAGTGGACACAGGAAGTAGCGTGAACATTTTGTATTTAGAGGTGTTTGAGAGGTTAGGGTTACAACGTAACAAGCTAAAACCTGTGAAAACGCCTTTAGCCGGTTTTACCGGGGACTCAATTGAGTCAGAGGGATCCATACGTTTACCGGTTGAAATTGGGACCTTTCCCAACCTTCGAAGCATAGACATGNGGCGTCGGGAGGTAGCTCGATCTGTTATGGATCGATTAAGTGACCCCCAGGGAAATTCGTTACGAAACCCACCACGCGGAAACCCGGATCGACCGAACGGCAATCGCCAAGAACGTTGAGCCGCGGCAGCTTGGCGGAGGGTACAGGCTGCTATATCAGAAAGTAGCGCGGAATCTCCCGCGGA contains these protein-coding regions:
- the LOC116015876 gene encoding uncharacterized protein LOC116015876, whose product is MEGFERRLQNLQDQFEGKVRPSAENLLTSSPFVDEIMDYRAPADLKIPEHASFDGTGDPREHLVSYQAKLQVLGVEEPLMCKAFLPTLKGLAQKWFLALPSRSIRCFNDLADRFLTHYAVNIKPQRNLTHLSGISQDEGEALKTYLARWQKEVQTIEGLDEQVAITFFMESLRAGKLFIHLYNDRPKTYVEAIQRASRQADTEEAVRQKRQREAAGSSAKRSQPESKSRTEPERPSRTKVRRGSERVGASPPHLTVAQPVHEVKDTLPPPPPLKPGDQPEILPPGGVSSKYYRYHRSTTHTTEECSYLRREIEAMIQKGAPPPPNQWRRYPRSDKTDSRSDRGKQPASEEEETNWKHKPVINMIVGGLEGGDSSGSRKAWARQLYVGTIYGRDDSLKKVCREPIVFTDEDLPRSQHPHRDALVIAMDVHGTVVRRVLVDTGSSVNILYLEVFERLGLQRNKLKPVKTPLAGFTGDSIESEGSIRLPVEIGTFPNLRSIDMXRREVARSVMDRLSDPQGNSLRNPPRGNPDRPNGNRQER